The Nitrospiraceae bacterium genome segment GACGAATCACAAATTTTCCGAATCGACCACTATCTCGGGAAGGAGACGGTTCAGAACCTGATGGTGGTCCGGTTCGCCAATAGCATTTTTGAGCCGATCTGGAACCACAAATACATCGACCATGTCCAAATCACCGTGAGCGAAGCGGAAGGTGTCGGATCACGGGCGACTTATTACGAGGAAGCCGGTGCACTGCGTGACATGGTGCAAAATCATCTGCTTCAACTCCTTTGTCTCGTTGCGATGGAGCCGCCCTATTCACTCGACCCCAATGTTGTCCGCAATGCCAAGATGGAGGTCCTGCGCTGTCTCCGTCCAATCGTTGGGAAAGATGTCGAGCAGTGTACGGTTCGCGCCCAATACACCGAAGGATCGGTCCATGACAAGCCGATTCCCGGCTATCGACGGGAATCGGGCGTCAACCCCAATTCCACGACGGAGACCTATGTGGCTGTGAAGTGCTTCGTTGAAAATTGGCGTTGGTCCGGTGTGCCGTTCTACCTCAGAACTGGGAAGGCGCTGCCTCGCCGGGCAAGCGAGGTTGCCGTCCAGTTCAAGGACATTCCGCAAATCCTGTTCAATGCAAATGCTCGCCAGCCTCAGCCTCCCAATGTGCTCGCGCTTCGCATCCAACCGGAAGAGGGGCTGTCATTGCGGATCGTGTCCCGGGTACCCGGCACACGCGAACAGACCCATCCCGTTGAGATGGACTTTCAGTACAGCGAGGTCTTCGGCCGACCATCGCCGGAAGCCTATGAGCGGTTGTTATTGGACGTCATGGCGGGCGACGCGTCGCGGTTCATGCGGCGAGATGCGGTCGAAGCTTCGTGGGCCTGGATCACCCAGATCCTCGACGGCTGGCAACAACAAGGCCTGCGTTGGTTACCGGACTATCAAGCCGGGACGTGGGGGCCGGTCGAAGCGGACCGCCTCATCCAGCAGGACGGCCGCACGTGGCGCACACTTTGATATCGACACAAGCCGGGACCATAGAGTAGGCGCCCCCGGATTACGTGCCATTTCTAGGTATTCTCTCCCGGCGCAGCTGTTTCAGAATCTCCGTTCTGGTGCCTATTCCTCCGATAAATCGTTCAAACAGCCCATTGCGATAGAGGGCCAGCGTCGGTAACGAGGACACCTCCAATTCGGCAGGGATCTGATAGTTCTCTTCGACGTTCATTTTCAGCAGGAGCACCTCGTCGGCCACCTCCTTGTGCAGCGATTCCAGGACGCGCATCAATGCCTGACAACTCCCGCACCCTGGCTTCCAGAATTCGACAAGAACGAGTTTTCCCGCCTGCGCGATCCTCTGATCGAACTCATGATCCGTCACGTCACGAATGGTCACGTCGGCTTCCCCATCTGTTGTAGAGGACTCCTCGATGCAAATAGCTCTTCGAACACCAGCCGTGCGAACTTGCGATACCCCGCTGTGGTCAAATGCAAGCCGTCGTTGGAGTAGATCTTCGCCAGCAGTCGCGTCTTCGGCTCGGCCGTTGCGCCAAAAAGATCGACTCTCGGGAGTTGGTGTGAGTCTGCATACTGAACGATCAATTCGTTCAACTGTCGCCGGCGTGTCAGATGCTCGTCAACCCATCGCTGGGCGTCCTGGTTGTCATCGGTCCGTTCGACTCGGATGGATGGAACCGTAACAGGGACCGGAACGATTCGATCCGCTCTGGCTTGCTCATACATCTTGACAAGATTGCGCAGAATGTCCTGCGTCTGCGCATTCCACCCCAGATCATTGGTCCCTCCCAGAATCACCACATGGGTCGGACGCCGCTGGAGGACATCCTGCCGAAAGCGCATCACCATTTCCCCCGTGAGTTCCCCGCAGATCCCGCTGATGACGATGTGAATCGAGGGGCCAATCATCTCCTGAAGGAATGCCCCATAAGGTGTTTCACCACCGGTCGGATTGTCACTGGAGGGGGATTGAAACCCTGCGGTAAGACTGTCTCCGAAACATACCACAATGGGGCCATTGGCAGTGGCATTCATTCTCGACTCACCCTCGTGACCGTCTCTTTTGGCCGTGTGCCTCGGACGTTGCTGGCCCAACGCCATTGAATGACCTTCCTGTGTATACCAGCGAATGGCCATTGCAGCAATCGAAGAATCTCCCTCAGGGCTTCCTCCAAAAAGCGCTGAATTTCTTGACGAAAGAGGCCTTGCCCGGTACGAATGACACTATGCCAGACCTGAAAACCGCGCAGGACATGATGGTTGCCGCCATGGCGGCCAAGGAAGTGGCGGATCCCGAAATTACATCGGTCAAACAGTTACTGAAGTTGCTTGATAAAACAGCGAAATCCAGCCGGACTTACGGGATCAATAATCCCGTCGCGCAGAACTTTTTCCAACAGCTCCACCACGAACTGACCAATCATCTCATGACCTACTCAAGGTTGTTGTTTCTCGTCCAACGGTCCGAGCTGCACCTCCGGGGTGAAGTGGTCTATCGGAGCGAAGAAGACGCAAGCAACGAGAACATCGCCTTCAAACTCTACTCGGATGGGATCCGCGAGCTCTCGTTCCATGAAGGATTGACGGCGGAAGATCTGACGTTCTTCCTCGAGGCCCTCTGGAGCAACCTCGATTCGAAAGAGGATGACGACGACATCGTGACTCGTCTCTGGTCCAAGAACCTCTCCACGATCCGACTCGTCACCGCCGAAGAAATCGCCAAAGCCTCCGGCGACCGTGACGTCTTTTCGGACACCGAATTAGAGTCTGTGCATTCTTCGACCACAAGCTTGCGCGAACTCCTCGATAGTGAGCGCGCGAAGCAATTCCAGGAACAGGGAGGCGGCAAGACCCAAGGTAGCGGCTCCCAGCAGGCTGGGCAAGCAGGACGGCTCCAGTCCGGACTCGTGGGCTATGAGATCTCCGAAGAAGAGCTCGGGAAGCTCGCACAAGAAATCGAAGAGGAAAATGCGCGAGACAATTCGTTCTATGTCCTGGACATCCTGACCGCCATCCTAGCGTCTGAGACACACCCAGATCGGCTGAGCAAACAGTTCGAGCTGTGGAACGACGTCCTCGGAACTCTCACCGGTCAAGGACAGTGGACGTTGCTCGAAAACGTCTTAACCTTGTTGCACGAAGCCCGAGAAGTCCGGCCCGACTTGACGGACAACCATCGCCAGCAGCTCAGCGCGCTGTTTGAGGGATTGGGGCATCCCGATCGGGCCAAAATGATCGAGTCCTATCTCAACAGCAGTCCGAAGGCGAACACGGAAGGACTGTCCACCATTCTCTTAATGATGCGACCGACCGCTATTCCTGCTCTCTGCTCGCTCTTAGCCAATCTCGAATCCCCTGCCCATCAGACACTTCTTTCAGAAGCGCTGCTGGTTCTTGCGAAAGACCAGCCTGAACCGGTTTTGCGTGGATTGCTCGACCATCGTCCGGCCTACGTGCGCAATCTGCTGGCGATCCTGATGCGATGGAACAACCCTCGTTTAGCGGAGTCAGTCGAGAAGCTTGTGCGCCACCCGGATGCCCAGGTTCGAAAGGATGCGGTCCGCACACTGGGACTCCTCCGTCCCAGTGGGAACGGCGCAAAGTTAGTCGCCTTCATGACCGATGCGGACGAGTCCGTCCGGCTGGCTGCCCTCAAACTGCTGATGTCCGGCAAATATACGGCTCCGTTCTCAGCCTGGACACCGATCGTCTCGGCAGAGGAATTTTGCGATCGGAATCCAAGTGAACGACGCGCCGTGTTTCAAGCCCTCCGTTCAACGTCTGGCGACGAAGCCGTTCCCTTCTGGCAGAACCTTTTGACGGATTGGTCCTGGACGAATCGCAAGAAGAAAGAAGATCTGGCAGTGCTGGCCGCCGAGTCACTCGGTAAACTGGCAACGCCCGCGGCCATTGCCGCGCTGGAACTTGGGCAGAAGAAAGCCGGATCAGCGGTCCGGCAGGCCTGCGTGGCCGCGTTGGCTCAAGCCGAGAAACAACGAAGCATAAAGCAGGCTGCCACCCTTCCGAAATAACACGTGATCAGATGAGCACATCGCCCACGAATACGAATCCAGCCGGCTCACAGGCAGAGAAAGCGGATGACGCAGTCCAGCCGATTCTGACTCATGAAAAATCTCTCTATAACAAGATCGCAAAAGGATCCGAGGCGGGAGATATTCTGGACCAGCAGATGGTCATGCTGGGCATCCAGCTCATCACCCAACTCAATGTTCTGCTGAAAACCTCTCGCATTCATGGTCGGACCAACGCGGCGCTCGACAAGCCCGTGGATGCAATGCTCACCCTGATCAAGACGCTCGCCCACGACCAACCGATCACGTTAAGACTACAGAACGATTTTCTATTCCTGGGCAACCAGCACTTGAAGATCAACTCTCAACAAATGGCGATCGCCACAAGCATTATCGATGCGTTGCACTCATGGAAAATCGGCGGCGTTGCCTTTGCGTCCTCGACCGCCTCAAAGGACCTCCGCGAATTTGCCTACCTTTTTGTCAGCCTGGACCCCGCTACGAAAACGCTCGACGACTTCCGTAGCGAAATGAATACACGAGAAGTGTCGGGCATTACTCTGGAAGAACCGCGAGAGTTGATTTTTCGCCGTGCAACTTCGCCTGGGACCGCCTCTGCGCCGGATGACAAACTTAAACGGAAGGCAACTGCGAAGCAGGGCTATACCTCAGCCGTTCAGTCTGTGGGAAATCTCATGCAATCGACCCGCGAAGGAGGATCAGTAAGTTTCAAGCAGGCGAAGCGGGCGATCCAGAACATCGTCGATTTGATGATGCAAGATCAATCCACATTGCTCGGACTCACAAATTTACGGTGCCACGATCAGTATACGCATAACCATTCGGTCAACGTCGCACTCCTCTCGATGGCGCTCGGAAATCGAGCTGGCTACCCCAAAGTCCACCTGGCTGATCTGGGGTTAGCCGCCCTCTTCCACGATGTCGGGAAATGCGCGATCTCTCTGGACGTGTTGAATAAACCGGGCGAGTTTACGAAAGAAGAGTGGGACCTCATGCGGACCCATCCGACGGAAGGCGTGCTCACACTCATTCGATTGCGAGGCCTCGACAACGTACCGGCACGGATGGCGGCCGCATCGTTTGAGCATCATATGAACTATGATTTTTCCGGCTATCCGAAATTGACGCTTCCGTGGACGCAAAGCCTAGCCAGCCGAATCGTGACGATTGCCGACTGTTATGATGCGATGACGTCTTCCCGCGTCTACCGGCGAGAGCCGATGTCGCCGGCCAATGTCCTGAAGATTATGTTCGCCAAAAGCGGACAATCCTTTGACCCGATACTGATGAAACTCTTCGTGAACTGCGTCGGCTTTATTCCCATCGGGAGTTTGGTCATGCTGGACACGGATGAACTGGCCGTGGTCTTGAAGCCAGCCGAAGACAAAGCCAACGCCGAAAGGCCGCTGGTCAAAGTCATCGCAGATTCCCAGGGAGCCGCTATCGACAACGGTCCCGAATTCGATCTCACGGAAAAAGACAAGGCCGGCAACTATCAACGTAGTATCATTCGCTTGATCGACAATACCAAACACAAATTTGATACCGGCCGGTATTTCGTCTAGCACATTGCCATTCTTCCATCTCTTGACAGGGCTCAGTTCCCCAGCTATTCTCGCCCAGTTTGGCAACTCTCGCTGTTTACCCTAAAAGGAGCACGTGTCATGCGCACAACCGGGGCCCTATCGGGCCAGATGATTTCATGCTTGGCATTGGTCGGCATCATCAGTATGGGATCGTTTTCATCTTCGCAGGCAGCCGAGGCTTTCAAGATGGGTGTGGTTGATCCACAGTCCGTGTTGGAAAAGTCCAAGGCCGGCAGGAGAGCACTCGATGGATTGAAAGACTACGTGTCAACCAGACAGAAACTCTTATCGCGAGACGAGGAGGATCTACGCAACACCGAAAAGCAGCTCAAGGAACAACTCGCGAAGTTGAGCGAATCCGAAAAAAAGGACAAGGAAACGCAGTTCCGCGGAAAAATACAGGAGTACCAAAAACGTGCGCAGGAGTTTAACCAGGAGCTCCAAGCCAAACAGAAGGAGCTGGTCGACGATTATATGAAGAGAATTGCCTCGGCCACCCAGACCGTCGCTGAAAAGGGCGGATTTTCCATTGTCGTTGATAAGGGCAGTGAACAGACCGTCAAGATCGTCATTTATAACAAGGATACAATTGATCTGACGGATCAAGTCATCAAAGAGTTCGACCGGGTGAACAAGTAGGTAGCCTGGGAGCTGTCACCGGATCTATGCTTCACGACTGCCAGGTTACTTCTCCATAGGATATCCGGCATCCCTCCAAGCCTTGATTCCTCCGTCCATAGACGCCACGTTCACATAACCCATCTGCCGGAGAGCATCTGCCGCCAGGGCTGACCGATATCCACCTCCACAATAAAGAATAATTGGAGCCTGTTTATCCGGGACCACCGTCTCGATGTCGCGTTCGAGAATGCCCTTGCCGAGGTGCCGTGCACCTTTGGCGTGATCCTTGGCGAATTCATGATCTTCTCGCACATCGATGAAATAGACCGGCTCCCCCTGATCCAGCCTGGATTTCGTGTCCGCGACCGTGCATTCTTTTATCCGCTTCTTCGCTTCATCCACGAACTTTAGAAACCCCGGATTGTGTTTCATCGGTAACCGGTCCTCTCTCTCAAAAGAGTACCGTCTGCTCCAGTCCCAGTCGTCGAAAGCTCTGGGGAATAGGGGCTTCCACGTCCATCGGAAACCCCACCTTGCGCTTGGTTACGTCAAATAACTGCTCGATCATCGACCAGTAGGACCCCGTTCCATGATGCCGTTCGAAGAACTCTCCGTTGCTGAGCTGCCCGCCCCGTACTTCTCGAATCCGATTCGTGATCTTGGCAATCCGATCAGGAAAGGCAGCGCCTATCCGCTCCAGAAATACCGGTTCGACATGACCGGATAAACGGAGCAACGTCGCCATCGCCTCCACAGCCCCCGCGGCACGAGCGCGCGCGAGCAAGTCCGGGATATCCTGATCGTTCAGACCCGGAATAATGGGTGAGACCGAGATTCCCGTTGACAATCCTGCCTCCGTCAATGTCGCCATAGCCTCGAAACGCTTACGGCTCGATGGAGCATGGGGCTCCACAGCCCTCGCCACTGCGTCGTCGGCGAACGGAATGCTGAAATAGACACGCACCCATGCGTCACGGTGCAACTGTTTCAGTAAATCCAGGTCGCGCAGGATCAAAGCCGACTTCGTGATGATCGCCACCGGATTTCGGTACTCCAAACAGATTTCCAGGCAGCCCCGAGTCAACTCTAGCGATGCCTCCAGCGGCTGATAACAATCCGTGTTGCCGGACAGCACGATCAACTCGCCTTTCCATGACGGCTTGTCGAATGCTTCACGTAGCAACATGGGCACATCTCGTTTGATGATGATCTTCGAATCAAAATCGGTTCCAGCGCCAAATCCCCAGTATTCATGGGTTGGTCTGGCATAACAGTAGGCGCACGCGTGGAAGCATCCACGGTAGGGGTTCAGGCTCCATTTGAACGACAAATCAGGGCTGTCGTTTTGACTGAGAATGCTTCGAGTCGAATCCTCGTACATCTGTAGCTGAACGCGCGGAGCGGGTTCGAGAAGTTCTCGATGCTGTGACTCAAATGGATTCGGTGGATTGTTCACGAGCCGCATGGTGGTATGGTCTGCAATCTTCCCCCACAAGTCAATGGGTGGGTCTTCGGGTATTACTGCCTCGGTATCCGTGCGCCGATTGATTGACTAACCCACACCTCGATGTTAGATTCCAGCCGCTTTAACAGGACCTCCATCACATGTACGACCTTCGTACGCTTCGCGATAACTTGGCTGTCATTCGTGAGCAACTCGGCGCCCGCGGCGCCGACGTGCCCTGGGACACACTTCGGAAACTGGTCGAAGAGCGACGCGCACTGACTACTCAGGTCGAACACCTTCGCCATGAGCACAAGAAAGGATCGGACCACGTCGCCAAGCTCAAACGGGATAAACAGCCAGCGGATGATGCGATGGCAGCCATGAAAGCCGTCAGCGAGCGAATCAGGAACCTTGAAATGGGACTGCGGGAGGTCGAGGATGCGCTGAACGATCTCAATCTACGTGTTCCCAATCTTCCTCATGCTTCCGTTCCAGTTGGGCGAGATGCCTCTGGCAACGTTGAGCTGCGCACGGTCGGTACTGTCCCCAAACTGACACTCCCCCCCAAACCCCACTGGGATATTGGTGAGGCGCTCGGTATTCTGGATTTTGATCGAGCCGCGAAGATCGCCGGAGCACGTTTTGCCGTGCTCACAGGAGCTGGGGCTCGTCTCGAACGGGCCCTCATCAACTATATGCTCGATCTTCACACCACCCGACATGGGTATCGGGAAGTCCTCCCGCCTTTCATGGTCAACCGATCGACTATGATGGGAACCGGTCAACTTCCTAAGTTCGAAGATGATCTGTATCGGCTTCGCGATGAAGACTACTTCCTCATCCCGACCGCCGAGGTGCCGGTCACCAATCTCCACCGCGATGAAATTCTTGACGATGACCTGCTCCCTCTGCGCTATACGGCCTATACACCCTGCTTCCGTCGAGAAGCCGGGTCATACGGAAAGGACACGAGAGGACTGATTCGCTTACATCAATTCAATAAGGTCGAACTGGTCACATTTGCAAAGCCGGACCAATCGTACGACGAACTTGAGCGGCTCACCGCCAACGCCGAAGGGGTTTTGCAGGGGTTGGGACTTCATTACCGTATTGTCACACTGTGCACCGGTGATTTGGGCTTTGCCGCCGCCAAAACATATGATATTGAAGTCTGGCTACCATCACAGAATCAGTATCGAGAGATTTCCTCCTGCAGCAACTTTGAAGGATTTCAGGCACGGCGAGCCAACATCCGATTTAGAGCCGCTGGTGGAAAGAAAGAGGCAAAGACTGAGTACGTACATACGTTAAACGGATCAGGCCTTGCCGTAGGTCGAACCCTCGTGGCCATTCTGGAAAATTACCAACAGCCAGATGGAAGTGTGTTGATCCCGGAGGTGCTGCGCACGTATATGGGTGGGATGGAATACATAAAGAAATCCTAGAAACGTATAAAAGATGCCGGTCCAGTCGCGCAGAGCGAGTACCCGGGCTCCGGGTCGGTCCAGGCGTGGGATGGAGGGGTGACGGAGTGGCCGAACGTGCCGGTCTTGAAAACCGGAGATGGGGTAACCCATCCGCGAGTTCAAATCTCGCCCCCTCCGCCATTTTTCAAGGGGTTGTGAACATATTCGATTTCGAGTAGCTGATCATCAGCAGAAACCGCAACTGTATCCGCAACTTCAAACGTCGATTTTTGCTTGGAGAGGT includes the following:
- a CDS encoding PA0069 family radical SAM protein, translating into MRLVNNPPNPFESQHRELLEPAPRVQLQMYEDSTRSILSQNDSPDLSFKWSLNPYRGCFHACAYCYARPTHEYWGFGAGTDFDSKIIIKRDVPMLLREAFDKPSWKGELIVLSGNTDCYQPLEASLELTRGCLEICLEYRNPVAIITKSALILRDLDLLKQLHRDAWVRVYFSIPFADDAVARAVEPHAPSSRKRFEAMATLTEAGLSTGISVSPIIPGLNDQDIPDLLARARAAGAVEAMATLLRLSGHVEPVFLERIGAAFPDRIAKITNRIREVRGGQLSNGEFFERHHGTGSYWSMIEQLFDVTKRKVGFPMDVEAPIPQSFRRLGLEQTVLF
- a CDS encoding HD-GYP domain-containing protein; the encoded protein is MSTSPTNTNPAGSQAEKADDAVQPILTHEKSLYNKIAKGSEAGDILDQQMVMLGIQLITQLNVLLKTSRIHGRTNAALDKPVDAMLTLIKTLAHDQPITLRLQNDFLFLGNQHLKINSQQMAIATSIIDALHSWKIGGVAFASSTASKDLREFAYLFVSLDPATKTLDDFRSEMNTREVSGITLEEPRELIFRRATSPGTASAPDDKLKRKATAKQGYTSAVQSVGNLMQSTREGGSVSFKQAKRAIQNIVDLMMQDQSTLLGLTNLRCHDQYTHNHSVNVALLSMALGNRAGYPKVHLADLGLAALFHDVGKCAISLDVLNKPGEFTKEEWDLMRTHPTEGVLTLIRLRGLDNVPARMAAASFEHHMNYDFSGYPKLTLPWTQSLASRIVTIADCYDAMTSSRVYRREPMSPANVLKIMFAKSGQSFDPILMKLFVNCVGFIPIGSLVMLDTDELAVVLKPAEDKANAERPLVKVIADSQGAAIDNGPEFDLTEKDKAGNYQRSIIRLIDNTKHKFDTGRYFV
- a CDS encoding thioredoxin domain-containing protein; the encoded protein is MTIRDVTDHEFDQRIAQAGKLVLVEFWKPGCGSCQALMRVLESLHKEVADEVLLLKMNVEENYQIPAELEVSSLPTLALYRNGLFERFIGGIGTRTEILKQLRRERIPRNGT
- a CDS encoding GDSL-type esterase/lipase family protein; this encodes MNATANGPIVVCFGDSLTAGFQSPSSDNPTGGETPYGAFLQEMIGPSIHIVISGICGELTGEMVMRFRQDVLQRRPTHVVILGGTNDLGWNAQTQDILRNLVKMYEQARADRIVPVPVTVPSIRVERTDDNQDAQRWVDEHLTRRRQLNELIVQYADSHQLPRVDLFGATAEPKTRLLAKIYSNDGLHLTTAGYRKFARLVFEELFASRSPLQQMGKPT
- a CDS encoding HEAT repeat domain-containing protein, whose protein sequence is MPDLKTAQDMMVAAMAAKEVADPEITSVKQLLKLLDKTAKSSRTYGINNPVAQNFFQQLHHELTNHLMTYSRLLFLVQRSELHLRGEVVYRSEEDASNENIAFKLYSDGIRELSFHEGLTAEDLTFFLEALWSNLDSKEDDDDIVTRLWSKNLSTIRLVTAEEIAKASGDRDVFSDTELESVHSSTTSLRELLDSERAKQFQEQGGGKTQGSGSQQAGQAGRLQSGLVGYEISEEELGKLAQEIEEENARDNSFYVLDILTAILASETHPDRLSKQFELWNDVLGTLTGQGQWTLLENVLTLLHEAREVRPDLTDNHRQQLSALFEGLGHPDRAKMIESYLNSSPKANTEGLSTILLMMRPTAIPALCSLLANLESPAHQTLLSEALLVLAKDQPEPVLRGLLDHRPAYVRNLLAILMRWNNPRLAESVEKLVRHPDAQVRKDAVRTLGLLRPSGNGAKLVAFMTDADESVRLAALKLLMSGKYTAPFSAWTPIVSAEEFCDRNPSERRAVFQALRSTSGDEAVPFWQNLLTDWSWTNRKKKEDLAVLAAESLGKLATPAAIAALELGQKKAGSAVRQACVAALAQAEKQRSIKQAATLPK
- a CDS encoding OmpH family outer membrane protein, whose product is MRTTGALSGQMISCLALVGIISMGSFSSSQAAEAFKMGVVDPQSVLEKSKAGRRALDGLKDYVSTRQKLLSRDEEDLRNTEKQLKEQLAKLSESEKKDKETQFRGKIQEYQKRAQEFNQELQAKQKELVDDYMKRIASATQTVAEKGGFSIVVDKGSEQTVKIVIYNKDTIDLTDQVIKEFDRVNK
- the zwf gene encoding glucose-6-phosphate dehydrogenase translates to MPTTPRIDIPPARETLPPVEPCTLVIFGGSGDLARRRLIPALYNLLLDGLLPSNFAVLGLGRKPMSDEEFRGIACEGVKAHSRQALVETTWTQFAAHLFYIAGDNDDPNTFATLKSKAESVEQQFQIPGNRIFYLSIPPSSFTSVCEGLKRAGLVTRNGTHGPYTRIIVEKPVGRDLASARQINTVTGQVFDESQIFRIDHYLGKETVQNLMVVRFANSIFEPIWNHKYIDHVQITVSEAEGVGSRATYYEEAGALRDMVQNHLLQLLCLVAMEPPYSLDPNVVRNAKMEVLRCLRPIVGKDVEQCTVRAQYTEGSVHDKPIPGYRRESGVNPNSTTETYVAVKCFVENWRWSGVPFYLRTGKALPRRASEVAVQFKDIPQILFNANARQPQPPNVLALRIQPEEGLSLRIVSRVPGTREQTHPVEMDFQYSEVFGRPSPEAYERLLLDVMAGDASRFMRRDAVEASWAWITQILDGWQQQGLRWLPDYQAGTWGPVEADRLIQQDGRTWRTL
- a CDS encoding rhodanese-like domain-containing protein, which codes for MKHNPGFLKFVDEAKKRIKECTVADTKSRLDQGEPVYFIDVREDHEFAKDHAKGARHLGKGILERDIETVVPDKQAPIILYCGGGYRSALAADALRQMGYVNVASMDGGIKAWRDAGYPMEK
- the serS gene encoding serine--tRNA ligase, translating into MYDLRTLRDNLAVIREQLGARGADVPWDTLRKLVEERRALTTQVEHLRHEHKKGSDHVAKLKRDKQPADDAMAAMKAVSERIRNLEMGLREVEDALNDLNLRVPNLPHASVPVGRDASGNVELRTVGTVPKLTLPPKPHWDIGEALGILDFDRAAKIAGARFAVLTGAGARLERALINYMLDLHTTRHGYREVLPPFMVNRSTMMGTGQLPKFEDDLYRLRDEDYFLIPTAEVPVTNLHRDEILDDDLLPLRYTAYTPCFRREAGSYGKDTRGLIRLHQFNKVELVTFAKPDQSYDELERLTANAEGVLQGLGLHYRIVTLCTGDLGFAAAKTYDIEVWLPSQNQYREISSCSNFEGFQARRANIRFRAAGGKKEAKTEYVHTLNGSGLAVGRTLVAILENYQQPDGSVLIPEVLRTYMGGMEYIKKS